One segment of Solanum lycopersicum chromosome 1, SLM_r2.1 DNA contains the following:
- the LOC101247864 gene encoding magnesium transporter MRS2-4, protein MGKNQFSIRRRKKGMPPLPTPPVDNGEPQNSISLPVGTVKASKKKVGGARLWMRFDRWGQSELNEWDKNSIIKRAGIPTRDLRILGPIFSHSSSILAREKAMVVNLEFIRAIITAEEVLLLDPLRQEVLPFVDQLRQQLPHKSLLKVNGTSTEQDDNEGHFPNAGHWLPVPEAVEGLQAELPFEFQVLEIALEVVCTFLDSSVADLERDAYPVLDELAMNVSTKNLEQVRSLKSNLTRLLARVQKVRDEIEHLLDDNEDMAQLYLTRKWIQNQQPETLLGTIVSNSPVPAAPNLRRLNSARSRSGSLVSNHFNYYDVEDLEMLLEAYFMQLEGTRNKILSVREYIDDTEDYVNIQLDNQRNELIQLQLTLTIASFAVAVETLIAGWFGMNIPCTLYHTEGLFWPFVLCMTIGCIMLFLVILGYARWKKLLGS, encoded by the exons ATGGGGAAGAATCAATTCTCTATTCGCCGTAGGAAGAAAGGGATGCCGCCGTTGCCGACACCGCCAGTGGACAATGGGGAACCCCAGAATTCAATTTCGTTACCGGTGGGGACCGTTAAAGCGTCTAAGAAGAAGGTTGGTGGGGCGAGGCTTTGGATGAGATTCGATAGATGGGGTCAATCAGAGTTGAATGAGTGGGATAAGAACTCTATAATCAAGCGTGCTGGTATTCCTACTCGGGACTTGAGGATTCTTGGCCCCATTTTCTCTCACTCCTCCAGCATTCTTG CAAGGGAGAAGGCCATGGTTGTCAATTTGGAGTTTATAAGAGCCATAATTACAGCTGAAGAGGTTTTGTTGCTTGATCCTCTACGTCAAGAGGTTCTTCCATTTGTGGATCAACTGAGGCAACAACTTCCTCATAAAAGTCTTTTAAAAGTTAATGGTACTAGCACTGAACAAGATGACAATGAAGGACACTTTCCAAATGCTGGACACTGGTTACCTGTTCCAGAAGCTGTAGAAGGTCTGCAGGCTGAGCTACCATTTGAGTTTCAGGTGCTTGAAATTGCACTGGAGGTTGTTTGCACATTCTTAGACTCTAGTGTAGCGGATCTAGAGAGAGATGCTTACCCTGTTTTGGATGAACTGGCCATGAATGTTAGCACGAAGAATCTTGAGCAAGTGAGAAGTTTAAAAAGTAATCTTACCCGATTGCTTGCCAGAGTGCAGAAG GTTAGAGATGAAATAGAACACCTTTTAGATGACAATGAAGACATGGCACAGTTGTACTTGACTAGGAAATGGATTCAGAACCAGCAACCTGAGACTCTTTTGGGAACTATCGTTTCAAATAGCCCTGTTCCTGCTGCACCAAATCTTCGGAGACTTAATTCAGCTAGAAGCAGAAGTGGAAGTTTGGTGAGCAATCATTTTAATTACTATGATGTGGAAGATCTGGAGATGTTACTCGAGGCCTATTTCATGCAGTTGGAAGGCACTCGGAACAAGATATTATCT GTCCGTGAGTACATTGATGACACTGAAGACTACGTCAATATTCAACTGGACAATCAGCGTAATGAACTTATTCAGCTGCAGTTGACACTGACGATTGCATCATTTGCTGTAGCTGTGGAGACTCTGATAGCTGGTTGGTTTGGCATGAATATACCTTGTACCTTGTACCACACAGAGGGGTTATTTTGGCCCTTTGTATTATGCATGACAATAGGTTGTATAATGCTCTTCCTTGTTATTCTAGGATATGCTAGATGGAAGAAGTTGCTTGGATCATGA